The proteins below come from a single Streptomyces sp. SCSIO 75703 genomic window:
- a CDS encoding class I SAM-dependent methyltransferase has product MATAQESPVHPRELDDVPGWFWPLDQVLFSWFLEWQEGRGVHGDLLELGTYLGKSAILLGHRLREGERLVVCDLFGEEPPDEANRAEARRSYASLTRRAFERNYLSFHASPPVVVQAPSSAITGEVAAGSCRFVHIDASHLYEHVRGDIGAARELLLPDGIVVLDDFRSEHTPGVALAAWEAVLSRGLRPVCLSGQKLYGTWGDPEPAREALLAMLAARDDCAVSEEPAAGHRLIRVRAKGKRLRMPPLPTSRHRDPAPAPAPAPAAPAAAPPAPTAPAGSAPSGAPGAAVSGAAHAPRRSGRTRLKRLAVDLLPPVATRAIRRRRARRTR; this is encoded by the coding sequence ATGGCCACTGCGCAAGAGTCACCCGTGCACCCTCGTGAGCTGGACGACGTCCCCGGCTGGTTCTGGCCCCTCGACCAGGTGCTGTTCTCCTGGTTCCTGGAGTGGCAGGAGGGCCGGGGCGTCCACGGGGACCTGCTGGAACTGGGCACCTACCTGGGCAAGAGCGCGATCCTGCTCGGACACCGGCTGCGGGAGGGCGAGCGGCTGGTGGTCTGCGACCTGTTCGGCGAGGAGCCGCCGGACGAGGCGAACCGGGCCGAGGCGCGGCGGTCGTACGCCTCGCTGACCCGGCGGGCCTTCGAGCGGAACTACCTCTCCTTCCACGCGTCGCCGCCGGTCGTCGTCCAGGCGCCCAGTTCGGCGATCACCGGCGAGGTCGCGGCGGGGAGCTGCCGCTTCGTCCACATCGACGCCTCGCACCTGTACGAGCACGTCCGGGGGGACATCGGCGCGGCCCGGGAGCTGCTGCTGCCCGACGGCATCGTGGTCCTGGACGACTTCCGCTCCGAGCACACGCCGGGCGTCGCGCTGGCCGCCTGGGAGGCGGTGCTCAGCCGCGGGCTGCGCCCGGTCTGCCTCAGCGGCCAGAAGCTCTACGGCACCTGGGGCGACCCGGAGCCGGCGCGGGAGGCGCTGCTGGCCATGCTGGCGGCGCGCGACGACTGCGCGGTGAGCGAGGAGCCGGCCGCGGGGCACCGGCTGATCCGCGTGCGGGCCAAGGGCAAGCGGCTGCGCATGCCGCCCCTGCCCACGTCACGGCACCGGGACCCCGCTCCGGCGCCCGCGCCGGCTCCGGCGGCCCCGGCCGCGGCTCCCCCGGCGCCGACGGCACCGGCGGGGAGTGCCCCGTCCGGCGCGCCGGGGGCCGCCGTCTCCGGCGCGGCGCACGCGCCCCGGCGGAGCGGCCGGACCCGGCTGAAGCGGCTCGCCGTGGACCTGTTGCCCCCGGTGGCCACCCGCGCGATCCGCCGCCGCCGGGCCCGCCGGACCCGGTAG